The Thermanaerovibrio acidaminovorans DSM 6589 genome contains a region encoding:
- a CDS encoding efflux RND transporter periplasmic adaptor subunit, protein MNKRNRTILILTLAAVLIALGVTRGLKAPKKAQPRAQAPAPAVATVAPEPWEVQVTFGGASTLEAMEDAVLYSKVTGRVTRVTARPGERVRKGQLLAVIDYDAQEAQVRASSAQVESARASLQQARASLEEARREMERYRRLFEQGYATRQEMDKRSTALSQAEASYRQAEANLGSASASLSAQRVNRRDYQITSPVDGTVLDDYGIAPGTMAGPSTPLFRVANVRILKATVNLPETELKDLKEGMAATVTCEALGDVTFRGTLKTIYPYVDTSTRTVKAQVWMENPGNLKPGMLSRVTFVKGTHRGLKIPVEAAMNGKVFVLEDGKARERAVKPGAERDGMLMVLEGLSASDRVITPFPEGMRDGDPVSHKATQEATED, encoded by the coding sequence ATGAACAAGCGTAACAGGACGATCCTCATACTAACCCTGGCGGCGGTGCTCATCGCCCTGGGGGTCACCCGGGGGCTCAAGGCCCCCAAGAAGGCCCAGCCCAGGGCCCAGGCACCAGCTCCGGCGGTGGCCACCGTGGCCCCAGAACCATGGGAGGTGCAGGTCACATTCGGCGGCGCCTCCACGCTGGAGGCCATGGAGGACGCGGTCCTCTACTCCAAGGTGACCGGCCGGGTAACCCGGGTGACTGCCCGCCCCGGGGAGCGGGTCCGGAAGGGACAGCTCTTGGCGGTGATCGACTACGACGCCCAGGAGGCCCAGGTGAGGGCCTCATCCGCCCAGGTGGAGTCCGCCCGGGCAAGCCTCCAGCAGGCCCGGGCGAGCCTGGAGGAGGCCCGGCGGGAGATGGAGCGCTACCGGAGGCTGTTCGAGCAGGGGTACGCCACCCGGCAGGAGATGGACAAGCGCTCCACCGCCCTTAGCCAGGCGGAGGCATCCTACCGGCAGGCGGAGGCCAACCTGGGATCCGCCTCCGCCTCCCTGAGCGCCCAGAGGGTCAACCGGCGGGACTACCAGATAACCTCCCCGGTGGACGGCACCGTGCTGGACGACTACGGCATAGCGCCGGGCACCATGGCGGGCCCCTCCACTCCCCTCTTCCGGGTGGCCAACGTGCGGATCCTCAAGGCCACGGTGAACCTGCCGGAGACGGAGCTCAAGGACCTGAAGGAGGGCATGGCCGCCACTGTGACCTGCGAGGCCCTGGGGGACGTGACCTTCCGGGGGACGCTGAAGACCATCTACCCCTACGTGGACACCTCCACCAGGACCGTCAAGGCCCAGGTGTGGATGGAGAACCCGGGAAACCTTAAACCCGGCATGCTCTCCCGGGTGACCTTCGTTAAGGGCACCCATAGGGGGCTCAAGATACCCGTTGAGGCCGCCATGAATGGAAAAGTCTTCGTCCTGGAGGACGGGAAGGCGCGGGAGAGGGCCGTCAAGCCGGGGGCCGAAAGGGACGGGATGCTGATGGTCCTTGAGGGGCTCTCCGCATCCGACCGGGTCATAACCCCCTTCCCGGAGGGCATGAGGGACGGGGACCCGGTCTCCCACAAGGCAACCCAAGAGGCCACCGAAGACTGA